In the genome of Cardinium endosymbiont of Culicoides punctatus, the window AACGAAGCATTGCAGATGTTATCGTAGAAGATGAAGAAGGTAATAATTATATCGTAGAGATCGATCGTTCCTATACCAATTTATTTTTGCATAAGGCTTGTTTTAATACTTCAAGACTTATTGTGGATCATCTTAGCGCAAATCAAGATTATTTAAAAATCAAAAAAGTATTTCATATCAATCTATTATATTTCACTTTTGAAGGAAATAAAGCACCTTTACATCATGGCAAAGTAATATTTCATAAAATAGATAAGGAGCATCCAGTGGATGTCCACTTAAT includes:
- a CDS encoding PD-(D/E)XK nuclease family transposase; the protein is MKEIISFDYAIKYLLKDKGDYEIVEGFISALLSSQGYKPIKIKSLLESESNKESKLLKRSIADVIVEDEEGNNYIVEIDRSYTNLFLHKACFNTSRLIVDHLSANQDYLKIKKVFHINLLYFTFEGNKAPLHHGKVIFHKIDKEHPVDVHL